In Brachypodium distachyon strain Bd21 chromosome 2, Brachypodium_distachyon_v3.0, whole genome shotgun sequence, one genomic interval encodes:
- the LOC112270910 gene encoding E3 ubiquitin-protein ligase SIS3, with the protein MAMRGVDFKWYDGFFLSMLATSVIIVSINWRRYRLCAHPLHIWIVVDYTTVFVFRLLMFLDNGLAAGMGLDLGWQQRYTRFCGRILVLSLLILLLYPFLWVWTVIGTLWFSTARGCLPEEGQKWGFLIWLLFSYCGLACIACVAVGKWLNRRLALQLRAQQGIPVSEYGVLLDMIRVPDWAFEAVGLELRGMGQDTAYHPGLYLTTAQREAVEALIQELPKFMLKAVPTDCSECPICLEEFRVGNEVRGLPCAHNFHVECIDQWLRLNVKCPRCRCSVFPNLDLSALNGLRPSSETDHAPSGTGSSSEVTGTTTAAVASRYVRAQQPSGQRCLVQLQGLLLRPVVGVGDPESGMPVSSVSGPEVVPSSSRVVVAADELLPDR; encoded by the exons ATGGCGATGCGGGGCGTCGATTTCAAGTG gTACGAtggcttcttcctctccatGCTCGCCACCAGCGT AATCATCGTCTCCATCAACTGGAGGAGGTACCGCCTCTGCGCGCACCCGCTCCACATATGGATCGTCGTCGACTACACCACCGTCTTCGTCTTCCGCCTCCTCATGTTCCTCGACAACGGACTCGCTGCAGGGATGGGACT GGATCTTGGATGGCAACAGAGATATACCCGTTTCTGTGGGAGAATACTTGTTCTCTCACTTCTTATACTTCTTCTCTATCCCTTTCTGTGGGTTTGGACTGTCATAGGAACATTGTGGTTTAGCACTGCAAGAGGCTGT TTGCCTGAGGAAGGTCAAAAATGGGGCTTCTTGATATGGTTGCTTTTCAGTTACTGTGGGCTCGCCTGTATTGCATGTGTGGCTGTTGGAAAG TGGCTAAACCGAAGACTTGCACTCCAACTGAGGGCACAACAGGGAATTCCAGTCTCTGAATATGGG GTTTTGCTCGACATGATACGTGTGCCTGACTGGGCATTTGAGGCAGTTGGGTTGGAACTGAGAGGAATGGGCCAAGATACCGCATATCATCCTGGCCTTTATTTAACGACAGCCCAG aGAGAAGCAGTGGAGGCACTGATTCAGGAGCTTCCAAAGTTCATGCTGAAGGCAGTCCCGACGGACTGCAGCGAGTGCCCGATCTGCCTGGAGGAGTTCCGGGTGGGCAACGAGGTGCGGGGCTTGCCGTGCGCCCACAACTTCCACGTGGAGTGCATCGACCAGTGGCTGCGGCTGAATGTCAAGTGCCCGCGGTGCCGGTGCTCCGTGTTCCCCAACCTGGATCTGAGCGCGCTCAACGGCCTGCGCCCCAGCAGCGAGACGGACCACGCGCCGTCGGGcacgggcagcagcagcgaggtGACTGGTACGACGACGGCAGCGGTGGCGAGCCGGTACGTGAGGGCGCAGCAGCCGTCAGGGCAGAGGTGCCTGGTGCAGCTGCAGGGGCTGCTGCTCCGGCCGGTGGTCGGAGTAGGTGACCCGGAGAGTGGCATGCCTGTTTCATCGGTTTCCGGGCCTGAGGTAGTGCCTAGCAGTAGCAGGGTTGTAGTAGCTGCTGATGAGCTGCTGCCAGACCGTTGA